A window from Chrysemys picta bellii isolate R12L10 chromosome 20, ASM1138683v2, whole genome shotgun sequence encodes these proteins:
- the LOC135972186 gene encoding ly6/PLAUR domain-containing protein 3-like, whose protein sequence is MGAPRPPRAGPLLLLAAALLLQGAIALECHSCVERSDGGCSPEKMKTISCPANAQVCMETVAAVKWSHGQFLVGEKGCGLGRTGTNDKGVDLHGILAFSQVRNCNTSRCNSQLDIRAMALQSMSNESARVPNGLECYSCQGNEACSPGNSTVVKCYDGYQGCFHGNVTMKVGNVSLSRPIKGCVQNKDCTKEARGSTAVNLVGSCCSGHLCNGDLTNKTFFAPNIPRLEVMPGQGANATGANATATATVTATVTATATLAAAATVTAAPTPLPPDHEDHDDHEDHDDHEDLIRDDRHITTEGERRNNPGVKLPSGGKGGAAGLSASAWLILLGSALLL, encoded by the exons gggagccccccgccccccgagagcCGGTCCCCTCCTCCTGCTGGCGGCCGCACTGCTCCTCCAAG gaGCCATCGCCCTGGAGTGCCACAGCTGTGTGGAGCGCAGCGACGGCGGCTGCAGCCCGGAGAAGATGAAGACGATCTCGTGTCCAGCCAACGCCCAAGTGTGCATGGAAACCGTGGCGGCCGTGAAATGGA GCCACGGGCAGTTCCTGGTGGGCGAGAAGGGCTGCGGCCTGGGCAGAACGGGCACCAACGACAAGGGCGTGGACCTGCACGGCATCTTAGCCTTCTCCCAGGTGCGCAACTGCAACACCAGCCGCTGCAACTCCCAGCTGGACATCCGGGCCATGGCACTACAGTCGATGA GTAACGAGAGCGCCCGAGTGCCCAATGGGCTGGAGTGCTACAGCTGCCAAGGCAACGAGGCCTGCTCCCCCGGCAACTCCACGGTGGTGAAATGCTATGACGGGTACCAGGGCTGTTTCCACGGCAACGTCACCATGAAAGTCG GCAACGTCTCACTGAGCCGCCCCATCAAGGGCTGCGTGCAGAACAAGGACTGCACCAAGGAGGCAAGGGGCAGCACGGCCGTCAACCTGGTGGGCTCCTGCTGCTCCGGCCACCTCTGCAACGGGGACCTGACCAACAAGACGTTCTTCGCCCCCAACATCCCCCGGCTGGAGGTCATGCCCGGCCAAGGGGCCAACGCCACGGGCGCCAATGCCACTGCCACCGCCACGGTCACCGCCACGGTCACCGCCACCGCCACGCTCGCCGCCGCCGCCACGGTCACTGCCGCTCCCACGCCCCTGCCTCCGGACCACGAGGACCATGACGACCACGAGGATCATGATGACCACGAGGACCTCATCCGGGACGACCGCCACATCACCACGGAGGGCGAGCGGCGGAACAACCCGGGCGTCAAGCTGCCGAGCGGCGGGAAGGGGGGCGCGGCGGGGTTGAGCGCCTCGGCCTGGCTCATCTTGCTCGGGTCCGCCTTGCTCCTGTGA